DNA sequence from the Gemmatimonadetes bacterium SCN 70-22 genome:
CCCATCGGCCTCGACGTCATCTCCCGGACGCCCCGCCCCGCATCACGATGATCGAACTCACCGGACTCACCAAGAAGTACGGCAACTTCACGGCCGTCGACGCGATCGACCTCTTCGTCCCGAAGGGAGAGCTGTTCGGCTTCCTCGGGCCGAACGGCGCCGGCAAGACGACGACGCTCCGGATGATCGCCGGGATCCTCCGTCCCACGGCGGGGAGCGTGCGCATTGCCGGGTTGGACCTGGCCGCCGACCCGATGGCGGCCAAGGCGAAGCTCGGCTTCATTCCGGATCGCCCGTTCATATACGAGAAGCTGACGGGGATGGAGTTCCTGCGCTTCGTCGCGGGGCTGTTTCGCGAGGACGGCGCCAGGGTCGAGCAGCGCGCGCGCGAGCTGCTGGCGCTCTTCGACCTCGAGGACTGGCGCGACGAGCTCGTGGAGTCGTACTCGCACGGCATGCGCCAGAAACTGATCATTTCCAGCGCCTTCGTGCACCGCCCGGAGGTGATCGTCGTCGACGAGCCGATGGTGGGGCTCGATCCGAAGGCGGCGAGGACGCTGAAGGACCTGTTCCGTGAATACACCCGCCGCGGGCACACGATCATGATGTCGACGCACACGCTCGAGGTGGCGCAGGCGATGTGCGACCGGATCGGGATCATCCAGAAGGGGCGCATCCGCGCCTGCGGGACGATGGACGACCTGCGACGGCACGCGGAGCGCGGCGATGAGGGGCTGGAGGAGATCTTCCTGCGGCTGACGGGCGAGAACGCGGTGCGGGGGCTCGTGGAGGTCCTCGATGCCTGACCATCCGCTCCCGCCGCTCCCGGCTGCCCCGACGCCGGGGGTGGTGGAGCGACACCGTCTCCTCTCGGGAGCGCACCCGTTGGTGGCAGGTGACGATGCCCGCTACACCCCCGCCGGAGGACGGGTCGTCCCGGGGGCGGGCAAGGGGAGCACGCTCCTCCATCTCCTCTCCCCCAAGTGGCTCACCGCCCGCGCCCGCGCGGCAACCGCCGAGACGGGGCGCGCCGCGCGCTACGCGCTTCTCGGGGTCATCGGGCTGGGATTCTGGGCCTTCGCCTTCGGCGCGCTCTACCGGGTGCTGGCCTACTTCAAGGGCGTCGAGGAGATCGGGGCGCTGCTCGCGGGGAAGCTCCTCGGGATCCTCCTCCTTTCGTTCGTCTCGATCCTCCTGCTCTCGAACATCATCACGTCGCTGTCCAGCTTCTTCCTCGCCCGCGACCTCGACCTGCTCGTCGCGGCACCGGTGGACTGGCTCACGCTGTATGGCGCGAAGCTGCTCGAGACGATGGTGCACTCGAGCTGGATGGTGGTGCTCCTCGCCATCCCGATGCTGAGCGCGTATGGAATCGCGTACCAGGGCGGGCCGCTCTTCCCGCTGGTGGCGCTGGTGGCGTTCGTCCCGTTCCTCATCATCCCCTCGGTGGTGGGGAGCGCCATCACGTTGCTCCTGGTCAACATCTTCCCCGCCAGGCGCACCCGCGACATCCTGTCGGTCATCACGGTGCTTGCCGGGGCGGGCGTGGTGATCCTCTTCCGCCTCATGCGCCCGGAGCAGCTGGCCCGGCCCGAGGGGTTTCGTTCGCTCGTGGAGTTCATCGCCATCCTCCGGGGCCCCACCTCGCCGGCGCTCCCCAGCGAATGGATGCAGCGAACGCTGATGGGATGGCTCACCGGGGACTTCGACCCGCTCCCCCTCTACCTCTTGTGGTCGACGGCCGCCGCGTTCGTCGTGCTCGGGGCGTTGCTGCACCGCCGCCTGTACGCCGTCGGCTTCACCAAGGCGCAGGAGAGCGCACAGCAGGGCGTGCGCAGCACGGGGCGCCCGGCAATCGTGGCCCGGCTCCTGGCGCCGTTCGGGACGCTGCGGCGCGAGCTGATCCTCAAGGAGCTCCGCGTCTTCTTCCGCGACACCACCCAGTGGTCGCAGCTGATCCTGCTGGGGGTGCTGGTGGTCGTGTACGTCGTGAACATCAAGTTCCTGCCGCTCACCGGCGACGGGATCACCTTCTTCATCGTGAACCTCATCCCCTTCCTCAACCTCGGGCTGGCGGGATTCGTGCTGGCGTCGGTCGCCGCGCGCTTCCTCTTTCCCGGCGTGAGCCTGGAGGGACGCTCGTGGTGGCTGCTGCGCTCGAGCCCGATGTCGATGCGCGAGCTGCTGTGGTCGAAGTTCTGGGTCGGGACCGTCCCCCTCCTCGTCCTCGCGCTCGCGATCGTCACCGTGACCAACACGCTGCTGCAGGTGAGCGCCTTCATGTTCGCCGTCTCGGTGGGATCGATCACGCTCCTCACCTTCGCCATCGCCGGGCTCGCGGTCGGGTTCGGGACGCTCTACCCGCGCTTCGAGACCGAGAACGCGGCGCAGATCCCCACCTCGTTCGGCGGACTGATGTTCATGATGACCGCCGTGGTCGTGATCGGGGGGATGATCTTCCTCGAGGCGCGCCCGGTGTACCAGTACCTGTCGGCCCGGCTGTACGGCGCGCCGGAGACGGTCGATCCGACCCAGATGGTGCTGGGCTTCGGCCTCGCCGCGCTCCTCTGCCTGCTGGCGACGTTCGTCCCGCTGCGCATGGCGCAACGGCGGCTGGAGGCACTGGAGCGTTAGGCCACGCGGGGGCCGCGGAAACGGCGCCCGCTCAGGGCGTGGCGAGCGCCGCCCCGCAGTGGTCGCAGAAGCGGGCCCCCGGGACGCGGAGCTCGCGCCCGCACGACGGGCAGCCGCCCAACGCCCGGCCGCAGTGCGAGCAATGGCGCGCCCCGGGCTCGGGGCGCGGCCCGCACGTCGCGCACGACACGGCGCGCTGACGCGCTTCGCGCACGAGGCGCTCCGCCATCGCGTCCAGCTCCAACGGCGCATCGCCCGGCGGCGCGGGGATCGACTCGACCGTCCCGGCGCTGGGAGGGGTGCGGCCGGCCGCAGCTGACGGAGATGCGGTCGCCCCCTTCGCCGCCCGCCGCTCGAGCCCAGCGCGCAGCGTCCGGTAGTCACCCTCCGACAGCTTCCCCATCGCCAGGTCGAGCTCCAGCTCCTCGAGCTCGGCGGCCAGCGACGCCGGCAGCGCGGCGAATCGGGCGCGTGGAGCGCCGGCCGGCGCCGGCAGCGCCCCGGCGGGAACGGTCGCGCTCCCCGATTCGGCGTCCGCGGCGCGCCCGGATGCGGCAGATGCGGGATCGGCCGCGGCGCCATGCCGGCGGGGGCCTTCGCCAGCTGCAGTGTGACGCCGCAGGAAGGGGGCCGCGGCAAAGGCCACCCCTCCGACGACGAGCACGATTCCGATGATGAGCGCAGTCATTCGCAGGTCTCGCCGGGTGCAACCCCGGCCGGTGATGAGGTGAGGAGCGTCGCCGCCCGGACCAGCGCGGCGAGGACGACCAATACGAGGGCGAGGGTCCATCCCGCGGCGAACGGCACGACCGTCACCGACAGGCGCACCCCCTCGTCGGCACCGACCTCGGCCAGTTCGACGCGCACCTCCTGCGACCGCGTCCCGAAGTCCGCCGGGCGCGAGGCCGCCGGGCCCAGCGTCTCGTCACGCGAGTCGACATATTCGCGCAGCTCCACCGACACCAGGGGGAGCGGTCGCCCCCCGCGGCCCGGCTCGAGGGCGACGGCGAGGACGTGGGCGTTGCGATCGGGGAAGCGGGAGACGCCCTGGTGGGCGAGCGTGACGGGGGGACCGAAGCGCATCGCCACCTCGCCCTCTCCTCCGCTCGGGATGGCGATGGCGGTGCGGACGGCCCCTCCCTCCCCCGCCGACGCGAGGGCGGCCGCGGCCGTGGCCAGCGAGAGGATCGTCAGCGGGAGCGTCGCCACGCCCCCCGTCGCACCCGCCAGCCGCAAGGCGGCCATCCCCGTCGCGAGCCCCGCCAGGACCGACCAGGCGAGGGAGGGTGATGCGCTCGGCGACAGCCAGGCGCCAAGCGCGCCCCCGGCCACACCGCCGGCCACCACCCATGCGGCGCCGTACCGCGGCGCGCGGACGGCGGTCGCCTCCGGCCCCGGGACCTCCGCAAGGACCAGGGCCGCGCCGCCCGCGGCGAGAAGCCACTGGGCCGCGGGGACGCTCCAGGCCCCTCCGTCTCCCGCCAGCCACAACGTGGTCGCCGCTCCGCTCGCGAGGGCAGAGATCGCCAGGAGCGCCAGCACGCGCCGCACGCCGGCCCGCGCGCGAACGGCGCCCCGGGCCGCTCCCCAGGTGGCCGCACCGAGGGAGGCCACGGCGAAGGCCGCCATCGCCGGCGCCGCCGCGGCGCGCCCGGGAGGGGCGAGGACGACGACGCACATGAGTCCCAGCGCGCCGAGGGCGGTGCCCAACGCCGCGGCCCCGCCGGCACGCCCCCCGTGCCACGCGAAAACGGTCGCGACGAGCGCCGGGACGAGGGCCCCGCCCCATGCAGCTGGCGGGGCCGGCGAGGCCTGGGCGCCGGCGACGAACGCCCCGCGCGCCGACGCCCACATCGCCACCCCCAGCAGGGCGAGCGTGCCAAGCGGCAGCAGCGCCTGCAGGCGCGGTGCGGCCGCGGTGGCTCCCCCCTGCGCCAGGCGGTCGGCCGCCGCCACGCTCGCGACCGTCGCCAGCGCGATGGCCGCCACCAGCGCCATGCGCCCCGCGACCGACCACGCATTCTGCAGCACGGGCGCCAGGCCGAGCCCCTCGGTGGGAATCCACGGCAGCGTGGTGAACGGTGCGGCCGCCAGCGAGGCGGCGCACAGCGACATCACGATGGCCCCCGCCACCGCCACACCGAGCGAGCCGCGCGCACGTACCGACGCCAGGCTCCCGGTGACGGCGACCAGCGCCGCCGTCGGGAGGACCGCGCCGGCCGGGAGGTTCCAGATGGCGGCCAGCCGGTACGGCGCCGGGACGTTTCGCGCGATGCTGCGCGCCACGTAGCTGACCGTGACGTCTCCCGACAGGAGCAACGCCAGCATCACGGCGGTGGCGCCGGCGGCCGCCACCGCGCTCGCGACGAGGGCCCGCTGGGCCGACCGCCGGGCCGGGTGACCGGGGGACTGCGCGGCAAGACCGCCGATGAAGGCCCAGGCCGCGAACAGCGCGGCCGCCCAACTGGCCAGGAGTCCCGCAGGAGCCATGTCAGCGGGACGACGAGGGGAGCGCCACGCGCTCAGCGATCTCCGTCACGCAGCGCTTCCTGCCGCACTTGCGACATGATGCGCTCCAGCGCCCGCTCGGCCGTTTCACGATCATTCGGGTCCCACGGCCCCGTCGCCTGCCGATGGATCTCCCGCACCTGCGCGAGCATGTCGTCGATGAGAATCCGGAGCAGGACGTTCTTGCGCTGTTCGCGCGGGACGTCGTCGTCGGTCATGGGCGGTGGGGGATATGAGGATCCCGCGCGCGGGAATCGCTGTCACTCGCGCAGCGCGTGAATGATGGTGTGACTGGCCGCCCCGGTCCAGCGATGGCCCGACGGAGACCGGACGGCGCGCGGACGGGGAACGGCGAGTGCGACGCCCGGCGCCCGCCGGCCTCATGGGCGATCATCGGCCCAGGCGAGCGCCGCGCGCACCGCCCGCTGCCACCCCGCGTACCCCGCCCGCACCTCCGCCGCCGCGCGCTGCGGCGAGAACCGCGTGAAGTCATGCGCGGCCAGGAACTCGCCGGGCGAGCGCCACACGCCGGCGGTGACTCCCGCCAGCCCGGCCGCGCCTAACGCCGTGGTCTCGATCATCGCCGGGCGCTCGACCACCACCTGCAGGACGTCGGACTGGAACTGCATCAGCCAGTCGTTGGCCGTGGCCCCGCCATCGACGCGGAGACGGTCGAGCGCCACGCCCTGCTCCCGCACCGCGGCCGCGACATCGGCCGTGCCATAGGCCATGGCCTCCAGCGCCGCCCGGGCCAGGTGGGCGCGCGACGTCCCGCGCGTGATCCCCACGATGGTGCCGCGCGCCTCCGGGGCCCAGTGCGGGGCACCAAGCCCCACCAACGCCGGGACGAAATACACGCCCCCCGTCGACTCGACCGACCGGGCCAACGACTCGGTCTCGGCGGCGCTCTCCACCAGCTGCAACCCGTCGCGGAGCCACTGCACCGCGGCACCGGCCACGAAGATCGCCGCCTCGAGGGCGTAGACCGGACCACCAGACGCGTCGCACGCGACCGTGGTGAGGAGTCCTCCCCCGCCCTTGGGGCGCGCCGCACCGGCATTGAAGAGGAGAAAGGCACCCGTGCCATACGTGTTCTTCCCCTCGCCGCCGGCCCAGCATCCCTGGCCGTACAGCGCCGCCTGCTGGTCGCCCGCGACGCCGCAGATCGGGAGCTCCACGCCCAGGTGCTCGCGCCGCGCGACACCGAAGTCGCCTGCCGAACGACGCACGTCCGGGAGCATTGCGAGCGGAACTCCGAAGAGGGCACACAGCTCCGGGCTCCACGCCCCCGCGTCGATGTCATAGAGCATCGTACGCGAGGCATTGGTGGGATCGGTGGCGTGCACCTCCCCACCCGTGAGGGTCCAGATGAGCCACGCGTCGATCGTGCCCGCCAGCAGCTCGCCCCGGGCGGCGCGGCGCTCGAGCGCTTCCTCGCGCAACAACCACTCCAGCTTGGTCGCCGAGAAATAGGGATCCACGACGAGCCCGGTGCGCGTCGCGATCTCCGCCCCCCGTGGCGCGAGCTCGGCGCAACGCGCGGACGTCCGGCGATCCTGCCACACGATGGCGCGCGACACCGGGCGTCCCGTCTCGCGTTCCCAGACGATGATCGTCTCGCGCTGGTTGGTGATGCCGACGGCGACCGGCGTGACACCCGCCATCTCGATGGCCTCGCGCGCGGCCTCGCACGTCCGCTGGAAGATCTCGACCGCGTCGTGCTCCACCCACCCGGGCCGTGGATAGTGCTGCGTGATCTCGCGGTAGGCACGTGCCGCAACGGCGCCGTCGGCGCGGACGACGAGGCAGGTGGTGCCGGTCGTCCCCTGGTCGATGGCGAGCACGTGCTTCATGCGCTGGTCCACCAGGCGCTCGTGAAGTCGTACGGCCCCCGCACGATCCCCCGGTGGGTGATGATCGCCGTCACGAGTGTCGCCGGCGTCACGTCGAAGGCGGGGTTGCAGACCATGACGTCGCTCGGCGCGGTCGCGGCGCCGAAGGGGCGCACCACTTCCTCGCGCGCGCGCTGCTCGATGACGATCTCGCGTCCGGTCGGCGTCGTCGGATCGATCGTGGACGACGGGGCCGCCACGTAGAAGGGGATCCCATGATGGTGCGCGAGGACCGCGACTCCATAGGTCCCGATCTTGTTGGCCACATCACCGTTGGCGGCGATGCGATCCGCCCCCACGATCACGAGGTCGATCGCCCCGAGCGCCATGAGCGACGCGGCCATGCTGTCGGCGATGACGGTGACCGGGATCCCCGCCCGGGCCAGCTCCCACGCCGTCAGGCGGCTCCCCTGCAACAGGGGGCGCGTCTCGTCCGCATAGACCACCACCCGGCGCCCGTTCCGCGCCGCGTGGTAGACTGGGGCCAGCGCCGTCCCGATGCCCCCCGTGGCCAGCGCCCCGGCGTTGCAGTGGGTGAGGACCCGAGCCCCCTCCGGAAGGAGCGGCTCGCCGTGGGCGCCAATGGCCTCGCACATGGCCCGGTCCTCCTCGAGAATCGCCGTCGCCTCACGCCGCAGCGTGGCGAGGAGGAGCTCGTTGCTCCCGTCCGTCACGTCGGCCAGGCGCTGCATCCGGTCGACGGCCCAGCCGAGGTTGACGGCGGTGGGTCGCGCCTCGCGGATCTCCGCCGCCACCGCCCGCAAGCGATCGCGAAACGCCCCCGGCGCCTCTCCGGCATGCGGAGCCAGGGCGGTGACGATCCCCATGGCGCCCGCGATCCCGATGGCTGGCGCCCCGCGGACCGCGAGAGTCCTGATGGCATCGCGCACCTCGTCCACCGTGCGCAGGTCGCGCTCGGCGAACGTCCCCGGGAGCTGGGTCTGGTCGATGATGCGCACGGCGTCGCCGCCCGGCGACCAGCGCACCGCCTGAATGATCTCCATGGCGGGCTAAGCTACCCCGTCCCCATCGTGAGCGGGAGCGGATCGACGGCATCACGCCCGAGGGGCGCATGGCGGTAGATTTCACCCGGCTGACGTACGCGGCCCCACCCTCGTCCCTCTCGTGCCTGCGCCATGTCCTTCGACAACCTCACGCTCGGCGTCACCGATCGCATCGCCCTCCTCACGGTGAACCGCCCCGACAAGCTCAACGCGCTCAACGACGCCACGATCGCCGAGCTCGGTCGGGCCATCGACGAGGTGCGCCGCCGCGATGACATCGGTGGGGTGATCGTGACCGGGGCGCAGCGCGCGTTCGTGGCCGGGGCCGACATCGGCGAGCTGTCGAGCCAGCGGCCGATGGATGCCAAGATGCGCGCCGCACACGGGCAGCGCGTCTTCGACGCCTTCGAGCAGTCGCCGAAGCCGGTCATCGCCGCGGTGAATGGCTTCGCGCTCGGCGGCGGGTGCGAGCTCGCGATGGCGTGCCACATCCGCATCGCCTCCGAGGCGGCCAGGTTCGGCCAGCCGGAGGTGAAGCTCGGCATCACCCCGGGATACGGCGGGACGCAGCGGCTGCCGCGCCTCGTGGGACGCGGGCGCGCGCTGCAGTTGCTTCTGACGGGGGAGATGGTCGATGCGCAGGAGGCGCTGCGGATCGGTCTCGTGAACAAGGTGGTGCCGGCGGCCGAGCTGCTCCCGGCCGCCGAGGCGATGATGCGGCAGATCCTGGCCAACGCGCCGCTCGCCGTCGCGCACTGCATCGAGGCGGTGAACCGTGGCAGTGAATCCACGCAGGACGACGGGCTCAACCTCGAGGCCAACCACTTCGCGATCCTCTCGGGGACGGCGGACATGGCCGAGGGGATGGCGGCGTTCCTGGCCAAGCGTCCCCCGAACTTCACGGGCCGGTGACACTCGCCCTGGCCGCGCTCTCCATCCGCGACTTCCGGAACCTGGCGCGCGTCGAGCTCGAGGTGCCGGTGGCGGGGATGGCGATCGTCGGCCCGAACGGGCACGGCAAGACGAACCTGCTCGAGGCGATCCGCTACCTGCACACGCTGCGATCGGTGCGGGGGGCGCGCGACGTGGAGCTGGTCCGCTTCGGCGCCGAGGCCTTCCACGTGAAGGCGTGCCTGGCGGGGGCACGGGTGGACGTGATGGGGGTCGGCTTCGCGCGCGCGGCGCGGCGCAAGAAGGTGACCATGGACGGCGTGGAGTGCGAGCGGCTGGCCGATGCCTTCGGGGCGGTGCCGTCGGTCATGTTCTCGCCGCGCGACGTGGAGCTGGTGGCGGGGGCGCCGACCGAGCGCCGGCGCTTCCTCGACATCGCGCTGGCCTCCACCTCGCGACGCTACCTGACCGCGCTGCAGCGTTACCGGGCGGCGCTCGTCAGGCGCAATGCCTCGCTCCGCGAGGCGGTGCGGCGGGGCGACGGCGCCCAGCGGGCCACGGTGTGGGAGCCGGCGCTGGCCGAGGCCGGCGCGACGCTGTGGTGCGAGCGCCTGCAGTGGAGCCGCTGGGCCGCCCCCCGGCTCGAGGCGCTCTGTGCGGCCATCGGCGAGCGACAGCGGGTGACACTGGAGTACCACACCGCCCTCGCGGTGCCGGGGAACGATGCCGGGGAGGAGGGGGCGGTGAGGATGCAGCTGGCGGCGGCGCTCGAGCGCGACCGCGCCCACGACCTCCGGCGCGGGGTGACGCACAGCGGTCCGCACCGTGACGACCTGGCGCTCGAGATGGGGGGGAAGGCGCTGCGCGCCTTCGGGTCGGCGGGGCAGCAGCGCACCGCAGCGATCGCCCTTCGCCTGCTGGAGCGCGAGACGCTGCGGGAGCGCGGGGGGCGCACCCCGCTGGTGCTCCTCGACGACCCGTTCGCCGAGCTCGACGTGGAGCGTGCGCGCCGGATCCTCGGGGTCCTGCGGGAGGGGCCTGCCGGACAGACGTTCCTCGTCGTGCCGCGCGAGGGCGATGTGCCGCCGGAGTACACCTCGCTGCCGCGCTATCGCATTCTCGACGGGGAGTTGGCGCCAGAGGGCGTGACCGGCGCCGGGGTGGCCACCGGGAGGCGGGGCGATGCCTAACGGGCCGGACTCACCGGAGCGCCTGGCCGACCTCCTGACGCAGTTCCTCAAGCGCAGCGGGATCGACGCGCGGGTGAAGCAGGCGGCGGTGCTCGAGCAATGGGGGGCGCTGGTGGGGCCGCAGATCGCCGCCGTGACGCGCCCCCTCTCCATCACCGAAGACGGGACGCTCTTCGTCGCTGTCCGCAGCCACACCTGGATGTCGGAGCTCACGATGATGGAGCGCGAGCTCCTGGCCTCGATCAACCGGATCACGGGTGACAAGCCGATCCATCGGCTGCGCTGGACGCTGATGCGCTAGCGGCGGGGCGATTCCCCGGGGCGGACGGCACCGGGCAAGTGCCGCTAAGCCGTTAAGAAACAACCGGTTAGGCGAGCAGCTCCGCGGTTGAAAATGTGCTCGTGCCGGGGTACATTTCATGGTTCTCGCACTCCCCGAGCTTCGGCACTTCTTCGGGTCCCTCCAGCCGTCCAACACGGGCAGACATGGCCAAGACCAATCCCCAGGCGAACTCGTACGAATCGAGCAACATCCAGGTCCTCAAGGGGCTGGAAGCGGTTCGCAAGCGCCCGGGCATGTACATCGGCTCGACGTCAGCGCGCGGGCTTCATCACCTGGTCTACGAGGTGGTGGACAACTCCATCGACGAGGCGCTGGCCGGCTTCTGCGACACGGTGAAGGTGACCATCCACGCCGACGACTCGATCACGGTGGAGGACAACGGGCGCGGCATCCCGGTCGACATGCACCCGACGGAGAAGATGCCGGGGATCGAGGTGGCGATGACGGTGCTGCACGCCGGCGGCAAGTTCGACAAGGACAGCTACAAGGTGTCGGGCGGGCTCCATGGCGTGGGCGTCTCGGTGGTGAACGCCCTCTCCGAGCAGCTCAAGGTGTGGACGAAGCGCGAGGGGAAGGAGTACTACATGGACTTCCGGCGCGGGACCACCACCACGCCGCTCAAGGCGCTGGGCAAGGTGCGGGAGCGCGACACCGGGACGAAGGTCTACTTCAAGCCCGACCCCGAGATCTTCACCGAGCTGCACTACGACTACGGGACGCTGGCCAACCGCCTGCGCGAGCTGTCGTACCTCAACAAGGGGGTGATCATCACCCTCAGCGACGAGCGCGTGGAGGGGACGAAGACCGAGACCTTCCATGCGAAGGGCGGGCTGCAGGAGATGGTCAAGTTCCTCAACACCAGCAGGAAGCCGCTCCATCCCGAGGTGCTGTACCTCGACACGGATCGGGACGACATCGGGATCGAGATCGCCCTGCAGTACAACGACGGCTACAGCGACAACGTCTTCACCTTCGTCAACAACATCAACACGCACGAGGGCGGGACGCACCTCACCGGCTTCAAGGCGGCGCTCACCCGCACCATCAACAGCTACGCGCAGAAGGGGAACTTCCTCAAGAAGGCCGACTTCTCCCTCTCGGGCGACGACGTGCGCGAGGGACTGACGGCGGTCGTCTCGGTCAAGGTGCGCGAGCCGCAGTTCGAGGGACAGACGAAGACGAAGCTCGGGAACTCCGAGGCCGAGTCGGCGGTGAAGACGGTCGTGAACGACTGGCTCTCGGCGTACCTCGAGGAGCACCCGCGCACGGCCAACATCATCGTCGAGAAGGCGGTATCGGCGGCGCGGGCGCGCGAAGCGGCACGCAAGGCGCGCGACCTCACCCGCAAGAAGTCGGCGCTCGACGTCGGCACGCTCCCCGGCAAGCTCGCCGACTGCTCCCTCTCCGACCCCGCGATGTGCGAGCTCTTCCTCGTCGAGGGCGACTCGGCCGGCGGCTCGGCCAAGCAGGGGCGCAACCGCGAGTTCCAGGCGATCCTCCCGCTCCGCGGGAAGATCATCAACGTCGAGAAGGCCCGCATCGACAAGGTCCTCTCCAACGAGGAGATCCGGACGATCATCACCGCGATCGGCACCGGGATCAAGGACGAGTTCGAGATCGAGAAGGCGCGGTACCACAAGATCATCATCATGACCGACGCCGACGTGGACGGGGCGCACATCCGCACGCTCCTGCTCACGTTCTTCTTCCGCCAGATGCGCGAGCTCATCGAGGCCGGCTACATGTACATCGCGCAGCCCCCGCTGTACCGCGTGGCGAAGGGGAAGCAGGAGTTCTACGCCTACGACGAGAAGGAGCGCGAGGCGTACACCGAGCGCCTCGGCGGGTCGGAGCGCAACTCCGTGAACATCCAGCGCTACAAGGGACTCGGCGAGATGAACAAGGAGCAGCTCTGGGACACCACCATGGACCCGGAGCGCCGCACCCTCATGCGCGTCAACATGGACGACGCGGTCATGGCCGACCAGATCTTCCAGACGCTGATGGGCGACGACGTGGAGCCGCGCAAGGCATTCATCGAGGCCAACGCGCGCTTCGTGAGCAACCTCGACATCTGACGATCCCCCCCTCCTCCCCCGAGGGGCCGGAGCCCACGCTCGGCGCCCTGGTGACGTCGCTCACGCGGCGAGCCCCCGACGCGCTCCTGGTGGTGATGACGGTCACC
Encoded proteins:
- a CDS encoding ABC transporter; protein product: MIELTGLTKKYGNFTAVDAIDLFVPKGELFGFLGPNGAGKTTTLRMIAGILRPTAGSVRIAGLDLAADPMAAKAKLGFIPDRPFIYEKLTGMEFLRFVAGLFREDGARVEQRARELLALFDLEDWRDELVESYSHGMRQKLIISSAFVHRPEVIVVDEPMVGLDPKAARTLKDLFREYTRRGHTIMMSTHTLEVAQAMCDRIGIIQKGRIRACGTMDDLRRHAERGDEGLEEIFLRLTGENAVRGLVEVLDA
- a CDS encoding glycerol kinase, yielding MKHVLAIDQGTTGTTCLVVRADGAVAARAYREITQHYPRPGWVEHDAVEIFQRTCEAAREAIEMAGVTPVAVGITNQRETIIVWERETGRPVSRAIVWQDRRTSARCAELAPRGAEIATRTGLVVDPYFSATKLEWLLREEALERRAARGELLAGTIDAWLIWTLTGGEVHATDPTNASRTMLYDIDAGAWSPELCALFGVPLAMLPDVRRSAGDFGVARREHLGVELPICGVAGDQQAALYGQGCWAGGEGKNTYGTGAFLLFNAGAARPKGGGGLLTTVACDASGGPVYALEAAIFVAGAAVQWLRDGLQLVESAAETESLARSVESTGGVYFVPALVGLGAPHWAPEARGTIVGITRGTSRAHLARAALEAMAYGTADVAAAVREQGVALDRLRVDGGATANDWLMQFQSDVLQVVVERPAMIETTALGAAGLAGVTAGVWRSPGEFLAAHDFTRFSPQRAAAEVRAGYAGWQRAVRAALAWADDRP
- a CDS encoding enoyl-CoA hydratase, which translates into the protein MSFDNLTLGVTDRIALLTVNRPDKLNALNDATIAELGRAIDEVRRRDDIGGVIVTGAQRAFVAGADIGELSSQRPMDAKMRAAHGQRVFDAFEQSPKPVIAAVNGFALGGGCELAMACHIRIASEAARFGQPEVKLGITPGYGGTQRLPRLVGRGRALQLLLTGEMVDAQEALRIGLVNKVVPAAELLPAAEAMMRQILANAPLAVAHCIEAVNRGSESTQDDGLNLEANHFAILSGTADMAEGMAAFLAKRPPNFTGR
- a CDS encoding DNA gyrase subunit B, giving the protein MAKTNPQANSYESSNIQVLKGLEAVRKRPGMYIGSTSARGLHHLVYEVVDNSIDEALAGFCDTVKVTIHADDSITVEDNGRGIPVDMHPTEKMPGIEVAMTVLHAGGKFDKDSYKVSGGLHGVGVSVVNALSEQLKVWTKREGKEYYMDFRRGTTTTPLKALGKVRERDTGTKVYFKPDPEIFTELHYDYGTLANRLRELSYLNKGVIITLSDERVEGTKTETFHAKGGLQEMVKFLNTSRKPLHPEVLYLDTDRDDIGIEIALQYNDGYSDNVFTFVNNINTHEGGTHLTGFKAALTRTINSYAQKGNFLKKADFSLSGDDVREGLTAVVSVKVREPQFEGQTKTKLGNSEAESAVKTVVNDWLSAYLEEHPRTANIIVEKAVSAARAREAARKARDLTRKKSALDVGTLPGKLADCSLSDPAMCELFLVEGDSAGGSAKQGRNREFQAILPLRGKIINVEKARIDKVLSNEEIRTIITAIGTGIKDEFEIEKARYHKIIIMTDADVDGAHIRTLLLTFFFRQMRELIEAGYMYIAQPPLYRVAKGKQEFYAYDEKEREAYTERLGGSERNSVNIQRYKGLGEMNKEQLWDTTMDPERRTLMRVNMDDAVMADQIFQTLMGDDVEPRKAFIEANARFVSNLDI